Sequence from the Eleutherodactylus coqui strain aEleCoq1 chromosome 13, aEleCoq1.hap1, whole genome shotgun sequence genome:
CCGCCTTCCTACCCCTGTCCAAGGCTCCCTGCTGATGGTGTCTATTTCCCGGCAGGTGTTCCGTCCCACGTCTGCtcattctacctcccccgctgtaGGTGGCCTGAAGGCAGCACCGACAACTGCCGGTCGGCACATGTCACCGCTGCTCCAGTGCGGGACAAGGCAGCCAGCGGGCcccacatgtgactgctgctgaGCGCTGCTGGGACGTGCACACTCCTGACATCCGCAGCATTGGGGGAGAACAGTATTGGGACCGGAGGCGGGCTGTATGCCTATTATTTGTGCCGCACATGGTGCTCAGACCCACAGCATAGTGGAGGAAAGTATTGGGAGCACCGGAGGGGTGTATGGTTATTATTGTATCTTTTGTAGCTACCTCCAGGACCTTGCGCTACTAACCCAATCGGGagataggggtgtgacaggggcgttcctgcatcctaaccctgtcaaacccctagcttccggtggcgtcaagatgcaaTAATACCCATTCACAATATCCAAGAAACTCGCTATGATATGATCTGTCTGATAAGTACATTTTTCAttgtgaaattgcgatcttcaGGTGCGTTTCACGCGTGTCAGAGggttgcaagtgtttcccattgatttcaatgggaaacatcacatcgcatgcAAGTGTCATGCGATGTCTTTTAaaggccccattgcaaacaataggCAAGGCGTTCCGAGAGAACGccaaacatagaacatgctgcgatttgtatcctcgcagcatcgctgcaacgaaaaaaaaaaaccaaaccacgcccatgtgaataagtcaTAATCGTGCGTCTCGCAACCCACGTGATTCTTGCCCATGCGAATGTAGCGTAactcttaggccagcttcacataagCATCAGCGCAATTGCAGGAGCCTTAGTGCGCGCATATCGGCATATTTTCCCGCACCTTTTCAGCCCGCAGCGCATACTCGCTTACACACGGCAGACATGCACCGACTGatagctaatgagttccagatgtgttctttttccagtggaattccgcagtatttcacgcatctccttgcatattgcaagCGCATCgacttccatggggacctttAGTGCACAAATCCTTTCCGTGTGAAGGATTACACAACCTGCGCCCAGGACCTGCATGAACACGCTCCTCAGGAAACAATGATGCATAAGAGAATCAGGACCCGGGAGCGTGGTAACCGCCGGGACACAAATACTATGAGAGCGTAATAGGACCCCAGATCGCATTGCGCAATACGAGAAATATTCCCACGCTGCCCTTCTACTGCAAATCTTGTAACCCTTTCATCGCCTGATATAAATCTGCATTGCAATCACTTTGACTCCGTTCACCGTATAGGAGAATACCCCTGCAGATACCTCGTAGGCACCTATAGGGCTCACCTCACGCTATGTGATGCGAAcagagccttaaccctttccaatccactgtctgacgtctaaagacattctgattgaaggctgtgcagctccgatgtcagacaacgtccggcagggtatccttactgtagattactggctgctctgttgtcgggggcctctccagcatgtccgataccacactactgactctagccagcagatggcaccattatataatggcagaaagagagggccacctaggaaaccctgaatgcgaaattcgattgcaaagggttaaagggggatTCCCTTGGCTTTGCATAGAGATTGGAAGCCCCCGCTATAGTTACCGGTCACTCTGTCTATGGAAACCGTCAAGAGCCGTTTCCTCAGCtgacattgaagtgaataggagctgcGGAAGCACAGAGCGCTACACTGCTTCCATAACTCGGGGTCGGCCGCCTGAGACCCCCGCCGGTCACCGGAGTGGTGGATGGCTGTCCATAGTGCAGTTTGTGCCCACTGACATGAATAGAGCAGCGATACACATGTGCTACCGCCGATGCCCTCACTTCAATGCCCCATATTtaggatcagtggggtcccagcggCAGGACTCTCACCGATCTGTAAGCTATCCCTAAGTAGTACGGGAAAATCATGGCACTTCCAGaagcagcgccacacctgtccatggattGTTCTGGTACTGCGGCTCAGCGTCACTGAAGGGAATAgggctgagctacaataccacatGCAATACGTAGATGGCAATGGCAGCGGGCATTCATAGGCATGGGGTAGTTGGGTGGCAGCTTTCCACCAAATGTATATTGGCAGCCATACTCTGTGAGAAGCCATGcccaaaaaatactatttttttttttttaaccttgccTTTATTTTTTGTTGGAAAAAGATCAACcttggctgcaataccagatgcagcctatggacaagggtggcgctgttacAGAAACTGACCGCGATTTTCTTTCCTCTGCTAGGGTATGCTCACAAGTAGCGGAAAATGCGCAGTACTGTCAATGTGGATAATCAAGATCGCTCATCCACACACTCGCAGGGAAAATCCGCAGCGCAAAATGATACGAGGTGCAGACTGTAAACTCACAAGAGATTTATTGATCGGGGGGATGACAATGGCGCAGACATATAGCGGATTCCTTTATATGTGAATTGGCATAACAGTCAGAATGACGCGAAGCGATGGAAGAACTCTTCCAGTTgttattgcaccttacagatgtggtTGCCGTGGGTGACAAGTTAGTCTGCTTCCGCCCCGATATCACATTCATTTGAAAGGATTTACAAGAGCAACGCTagaaaaatcacagaatgtccgatttttgggcgattctacTCAGGAATCGCCAGTTAGTTCCTACGCCATTcgtgtgaaagccccgtggatgcgcagcgttttcatgtgaaaacagtgctgcgtcacttcggggatgcagggatcctgcGGCGCAGcggtcacagccgcggcaggggattgcggagttctcccattgcttccaatggggctgcgatgcgagatctgGCAGTTAGAATGTGCCGCCATTGTTTCTCGCAAAGCATTGCAACGCGGTGCTAtcggagaaaaaaataaaaaaaacgctcGCATGTATGTATTCAGAAgaagggggttcatatttgtgtgtctcgcaacgcacaaatctcgcacgattttatcggCCGTGCGAAGCTGGCCTtaaacaacatgcgattttcatgcatgtgaagGGGGAAACGCACGAGCAGCGAAGTGAGCGTTATTCCCACAAAACACATCGCAATGGCAGGAAAACTCCGCAGTTTACAAGCGTGATAGCGGCGGTCTAATATCGCACTCCCCGTGTAAACACGGTCGCACGCACACTTTTCTTGTTCCTTTTTTCTGGcttgaatccccccccccccccccccaaaaaacacgacTTCCTTGGCGCCGCATACTTTTTGACAGTCAGCATCAGCCGttgcgtgaaaaaatacgctAAAGTGtttgaagccattgaaatcaatgacttcTATTCACGGCATATCACACACGCCAAAGATGCGTGCTTAATACACTGTGCGAATACAACCGTATGGACGCACCATTAGACGTAGATCCGCACCAAACAACTTCCGCTGTGTGTGAATTCTGCTTTAGGAAAGGTTCGCAGTGAACTCATCCCAGTCGGATTTTTCCAGCGCAGATTCCCCTTTAGCGCACGCCCTGCGCCCCCGCTGCGGTCAAAAGGCGTTCCCTAATCTACAAACATGGACTCCAGGCCCTAAAGTGTCCGGTtgttcttgttgcccatagcgaccaatcacagcgcagctcgcATGTCTTACACTGCtgtggaaaaatgaaagctgcccgctgattggttgctatggggagGTGATGAAAGCTGAGcactgattggttgctaaggccGACGGGTCTCCTTCACGGCACGTCACCAGTGTCCCCCACGTGAGGTCACGGCGTTACTGCAGCTCTAAGCGACATTAAACCCGGCCCAGCATCTTCTCACACCGCGCCGCTCTCATTCATTCCCCCCGCCACTAGTCACGTGCGCTAGTTCTCACCAAGCTCCCTGGTAGCGCCTCTAACCAAGGCCGTCGCCATTCTTCCGGAAGGGAGAGGGTGACGCGCTGCCTTCTGGGAGCCGGCGGTTTCCTAGCAACCAAAGGACGCGTAGGACTTGGAGGAAGCGTCCTGTAAGAAGTGTGGAGGACATGGCCGGAGGTGAGTGTGACAGCGAGGGGGCTGCAGGCGGGTTGTCACTGTGAAACTGTGATGCTTCTCTGCAGGGGGCCGGCAGGACGGAGACTCCATGCTGAGGGTCATGGCGAGGAGGAATCTGGGGGCTTCTGTACATGGAGGGACGCAGGAGGAGCTGTAAGTATGATCAGTAGTGGTAACCTCCCCTGTGTATCCTGCTCACTGATATATGTATGTGTGATAGGTGGCAGACCGCCATGACGCCTCCTCTGTGGTTGATCACCGGGTTTATACAGAATGGCGCAGCTACCCATGCAGACTTGTGCGTTTTAAgctactttcacatctgcggctcCGTTCGCAACTTCTTGCACAAAATCCTGAAAAGTTCATCCATCATGGTGGACGGACGCCATGTTGGTCAGTGAGGCCCCCTCCAGTTTGGATCCGGTATTTTCAATGATCACCCCCGAGGCCAGAGCTGAACAATGGAGATGGCCCAGCGGCCTGAGTGCAGAATATGGCATCTCTGCAGACATTTCTTGCACAAGGCCCCGGGCTGCTTTGACAAGCGAATGGCACCCTACAATCTCATTGCTGAAGACACAGGGACGCCCAGTCGGGCCATTTAAATGTCACCGTCggattaaagtggtattcccatctcCGCTTCTCATAGCCAAGATCAGATAAGCTGCTGCTATGGTCAGCGACCACTCGGCTGGAGCCTACGGGAAGAGCTGGGTGCTTCAGCTGAGCACTGCTTCAGTAGCTCTcattggagtcaatgggagcTACGGAAATAGTGTAACACGTCGCACATCGCTGCTTACTTAGTTCTTATTCATATCACTGAGGGCAATGGCAACAGTGCTGAATTCTCCCATGTCGGCCATGAAAAGCTCTGATTGGAGTTTTTttctgatcgtggctgttgcaaGCTGCTGTCAGCTGTCCaagacagccggcacccgccATATATGGAGAGGGCTCAGCTCCCGATCCTGCCCTATCCAAGCTCCGCTGCCAGAGGCGGTACATGTATGTCCTTTAGTGCTAAGCGGTTTTCCTGGATTAAACTATTGGTCGTCGGGAATCCCCCCCCGAGCAGCTGATTGGAACGACAATGTCGCTCGGGCCTCTTCAGTCCATCCCAGGCACAGCACCGTCCATTGTATAGCGGCTGTGCCTgattgggactgagctgctctccatGTGAGTGATGGACGTCGCAGGCCTGAGAAGAGAGTGCAGCACTCGCACAACGGCCACGGCATCTTCgggcagctgattggtggggatcctgaatgGTAGATCCCCACTGATCGAGTATTGATGACCTGATCAAGGATCGGTCATCAGTGGtgcagtcctggaaaacccctttaacattacagttgtgatgtcacaacacgCGCAGGTGACTGATACGCACTGCCACAGCAGCCTGTCTCATGACACACAGTTGTGATGTTACCGCAGCTTCCTGACTGCTgcccaattgtgatgtcacagtagctgAAACCACTTCTCATGTCACAGCGTACATCATGGAAAGAcagttgtgatgtcacagcagcatATTTGACTGATACAcgcttgtgatgtcacagcagcttTTTTCACAGATACATAGCTGTGAGGTCATGTCAGCTTATCTGACCGTAACCCACTTATGATGTCACAGCAGCCTATCGAACTGACAactacttgtgatgtcacaacagcTTGCTTCACAGAAACATAGTTCTCATGTCAAAGTAGCTTACCTTGCAGAAACTcgcttgtgatgtcacagcaactTACCTCACTTTAACCAACTTGTGATATCACACCCGTTcgcttgtgatgtcacagcaactTATTTGATTGAAACCCAATTGTGAACCCACAGCGGCTTACCTGATGGAAATACGTTTGCGATGTCACAACTGCATCTTACTCGTGTGATGGATGCAAAGTGAGAACACTTGGCTCATGTTTTAAAAAAGGAtctccggttgtaaactattgatggtctttctgcaggataggccatcaatagtagagggACGAGGATCTGCCGCctcagacccctgccgatcagctataTGCTGGatggtgtgcttgtgcactaaTCTGATTGCCCAGCTCTATTCCTgctgcagtgaccaggcttggtattacaggcaaagtccacattgaaatgaataggaaataCCTtgtcctgtaataccaagcctggccacaacagtgggaacggagctgtctgcttctggcagaaatcagttcagtgcataaGTGCACTGTGCTGGTGACTAGCTGATTAGCAGGCGGCTAAGCCCcgccaatctactgttgatggcctatcctaagtatAGGTAATtaaaagtttacaactggacagcccctttaatccaGCCCTAGCCAGCTGGCCTGTACACATTTGTAGATTGCTGTTCATGTTTTGCAGGTCTCAGGCATTGCTCCACCTACACACAGTGAGACTGGACAGAGAAGGGATCACTACAATGAAGAATCTGGAGCTGGTGAAGGAGGTGCAGAGCCTCTACCTGCAGGAGGTAACCTGATAGCTGCACCCATACACAGGAGGGAACCGTATCTGTCTGAACAAGGGTCCATCCCACTATGTGACAAGACTTCAGATACAGGCCTATTGCTGTTTTCTTTAACTTTGACATCCACTTAGTTTAGCTGCAGCTAACATAGTGAGTATCGATGCCAACATGCAAGTCATAGCCTGTCTGGTAGGAGGACACGAAGCTATGCTGCAGCCTATGCAATGCTTTCATTGTCAATCCAGTCCACGGGATGTTTACTAGTCTCTTCTACTCGATGTGGTGTTTGGCTTTTTGCTGTAACCCCTTAGCACAGCAGGATGTATATGTACGTCCTAGGTGCTTGGAAGGTAAGCCTACTCCATGCATGGCTGTGTTGGCTGTCATTGACAGCTAACACACAGCCGCAATCGGCGTTTACACCGATcatgactgttaaccctttaaatgccgctgttatcTCTGACAGCATCATATAAATGCTCCAAGTGGGGGTCTTGAACACCCACCCTAATGAGATCGTGAAGTGCCATCAGGGtatcatggcagctggggccttTCTGAAGGCCCCAAGAACCGCCGTGTATTTCTGCCGGAAGAAATATCATATACtagaatactgaagtattgcggtatatagtataagcaatcaaacaatcgcaaaTTCCGATTGCTTAAGGGGactaaaaataaaatatgggGGAAAAGAAGGGTTTCTTAATTGTTGTAAAGAATAAAGGCCACTAAGAATAAAAACTTGTCccatatttattttaaaaatatcaAACCCCGCCAAAAAATTTGTTTGATATCATAGCATCTGTAAAAATcggatctatcaaaataatgctttatttatcctgcaacagtgaacgtcgtcagaaaaaaacactattgtgcttgtttgcaagaaaaaaaaaatagaaagtgatcaaaaagttgtatatactccAAATTGGTACCAATAGATACCACtggtcatcccacaaaaaaacgagCACTCATACAACCCCATCTACGAAAAGATTAAAAAGCTATAAGGCGGTCAGAGGGTAGCggccaaaaatatatattttaaagatatttaatttttttaagtagtacagcaataaAAAAAGTCAACCTAAATCAATTTTGTATTGTCATAAtcgtcctgacccacagaatgaagttatcatctcctttttgccgcagtgtgtatgCTATGAAAACAACATGACCCCAGAGGTGGCACTATTGCATTTTTATCCATTTCCATCCACTTAGAAATGTATaaaggtacattatatagtacaattaaaaaatacaacttgtactgcaaaaaacaagtcccagacaactacattgacggaaaaatgattttttgaaagtggggaggagaaaccaagaattgggggaaaaaaaacctcctacatccttaaggggttaaagagaaccttTTATATGTAAATCATTAACTGACATGATAAGTTTATACAAGGCGGAAATACTCACGTATGATGGTATCATGGCACGACAACTAGTACAATCGCTTTATCCATCCACCATTACTCACCCATGCCTCAACAGCATTATAGCAGATTTTACAGCACTTCAGGGCagacagagagatatgagacagagagatatgagacagagagatatgagacagagagatatgagacagagagatatgagacagagagatatgagacagagagatatgagacagagagatagatatgagatagatagatggatagatatgagatagagagagagagatatgagatagatagatactaaagTTTATCTGCTACTATAGAGTGGGATTATGGGTTCTACCAAGAATCCCATTCTTTAGTAACAGATAACCTTCAGTATATACAAGTCTGTTGGCTTTAATTGTGACTTTCCATGTGATCTGCAGTTTTACCTTTTTTCAGAATCAAATAAAGAAGATTGAAAATGTAGAAGTTCTCAAACATTTGCGGTGAGTGTACTCATCAGAGTCAGGGCTCCTTCTCACGATtgttacagcgtattacatggggATGCTTGCGagtgtaatacgctgtaccaacctgccataggctcctatgttgccgctcacacatatTGCACAAAGTACTCGCACAATAAAGATCGCaggatgttctatcttggtgcctATTCCACGCACatgcatgccaagatagtgcatggcaataGGCAGTATGCTGTGCAATGGGGGCAGCACGAAGCaaattacactcgtgtgaaaTCGCCCTCATTATGTGTGTTCTGACTGATATGATCACTATAATAATGATTATCTACTTACAGCATGATATAACGTAGCCAGAAATGTGACTGACCGTGCCCAAGTATTGCTCATCAGCACCTGAATACTTCCACGTCTGATAGCATCTGAATGGCACTTCTTTTTTATAGCTGAGTAGTACTTCAGTATCTTCCTAGAGCGCAGTGAGAATACCGCCTCCTACCTCATTGGCAAGGTTTGAGCAATTGTTGCTATAGTTTATTGGCAGTATCTGATCTCTATCTAGTAACCGACGGCCAGCTTTTCTATCCAAGTAGATACTAGATTGGCAATGCTTGAGGTGGAGGAGTAGTAGATTGGCATTCGACTAGTAACTCCTTTACATAATCTGTCTGTCATAGTGGAACTAGCAAACTATCACTGTATTTACAGTGTCTAGGTGTGATCTGGAAGTTAGTGAAATAAGGCAATATTCTGGTACGTTCTAGGATGCTCATGTAATGGCTATTTTCGCCAGTCTCATTGAAATAACAGAGCAGCGGTCCTCACATGCGACCACGACTGTCAATACTTCATGATGCATCAGAGCCCTATGCTAGGGATAGGTGAAGTCACGACAGTTGGACCCCAACTAATccgcaagttatcccctttcctgtGGACGGGGAATAATTTGCTTTTGTGCGACATTCCCTTTAATGATAAGACGTATTTTTAAATGGTCATTGTACATTTCAGAAACTTTGCATAAATAGTTCAAGTGCGTAAGGAAAcgttgtaatatatcttattacaaaaatctctctccctccctctctccctaaagaagtctatggagatgggaggaggaggaagtggctGCAGACCTAGAGAGACAGAGATGCTGCAGTCTCAAGTAAATGTCCTTTATTCGTCCCAGTTCTGGATTCACAGCTACCTTGCTCAGTACTGTGTTATAAtgtccatgctgctgcttctgagggtgctctacagagagataggagagcagCATCTCCTCTtctgtatgtgtgcagtgtatgggatacatcatagcagctagtctccacccaccagctcagggaagactgacaatcagatatacaccctgcagagggGAAGGTGGAGATAAATGCCATATACACGTCAGATATAATGTTATTCCTCATATATACACAAGCCATATTATTTCCAAAAGTCACTTGAAATCACAGGTACGGTTTAAGCATTGCTCTGAATGTTCACACTTCTTTTCAAGGTTCCTTAGTCTTTCTTGCAACAGATTGGAGGAAATCCGAAACTTCCAGTATATGACAAATCTGTTGTTCTTAGACGTATCCCAGAATTTGATCAAGAAGCTTGATGCAAGTGAGTCAGCCATGAATTCCATCTTCCTGCATCAAAATGTGTGCATCACACTGCAAAGAGCCATTACATGTGTGACCTTTCCTTCAATTGCGGCTTTTGCCTTTTCTGTGCAGGTGAATTACCGCAGAGTCTTCTCATCTTGGACCTTACTGGAAATCCATGCACTAAGGCTAAAGACTACAGGTGGGACATGTAATTCAACAAATAAGCTTCCAGTGGAGATATTGCTCTCCTTGAAATGTTTTCcaggactagaaaaaaaaaagttacttttttttttttgtcaagaaATGATACCTGTCTTGTCCAATGGAGAAATTCAAACCAGagaccagctcctctgcagacgcTCCCATGTAcggactggctggaaaccacaactgatgcacaggaaaatggagaagtTCCAGCGGTGGGTTAAAAactttcatagtaacatagtatgtaaggctgaatgaagacaatgtccatctagtccagcctgtttatcctcctatgttgttgatccagaggaaggcaaaaaaccccaagagcagaagccaattagcccttttggggaaaaaattccttcccgactccctaatggcaatcagactattccctggatcaacccctaatagttcctacctgcctgtatacccggattaacaattaacctaagatttatatcctgtaatatccttccgctccagaaagacatcaagtccccttttaaactcctctaaggattttgccatcaccacatcctcaggcagagagttccacagtctcactgctcttacagtaaagaacccctttcagtctttattaaacGATCCAGGTAGACATGAAGGAACAAAGGACATGtgcgtcttacatgtttcaggcaaacatgttgcccttaatcgtttagcttttaacccaacgctggactttctctaattttctgtgcagtcttgtCCAATagtttgtccagttttgcagcgGTCTTGCATATACTTGAATAggtatgagctgcaataccaaagtaGGACAATgggcaagagtggcgctgttgctGGACAAAAAGCAGTCTCTTTCTTTGATCACAGACAAGTCCGTTTTTAAATAATAATACCTCTCAAAATTCATAACTTTTCATGTTACTTTGTAAACATTTCCTTGGTGTAACTGTGCAGTTGTTACAAACGTTAGTCAACCATCCATGAGGTCCATTGTGCCAAGTCTCTTTGAATGAACATGAATGTGTGGTTGTCATAGCCTTCATGAAAAAtaatgatttttaatttttttctctgaTCAGGCAGCAAATACTAGACACCTTGCCTTTCCTCCAACAGCTGGATGGAGAGACGGTGAGAGACTCTGCAAATCAGAACACTTTAAGTGACGGTGAAGAAAAGGAGGATGGAAGtaatagtgaggacagtgatgagGCAAGCCTGCCCTTTCATGTCTCAGGTACGGTATGCTGTGTCAGTGCCACATCCAGACATTCATCTGATAGCGCTGGACACTTAATACTGGTACATTATCAAGTGCTGATGTTGATAATGAATCAGTAATCTTTCATGCACTCTCCTTCTCAGGAGGTCTCTCATCTTTGAGGGAGGAGATGATACAAAGGTCCTGTCAGAGAAGACAAAGGGCACGAAAAGAACATGAGGAGCGCCTATCGGAGCTCAATGATGCACCAGATAAACAGCCACTCATTCCATCCAGAAATGATACTTGCAACCCACATCAAGGATGTTCTTCCACGTCTGTGCAGGAGGAAACATTATCTACAGCCGAGCCACAAAACTCTCTTTTTTCTGAAATAAGTCATCAGAATACTGCTTTAGTCAAGCAGGACATTGGCACCTCCATGCCAGCTTTCGAACCGGTCATTAAAACCCAAGTGCCTGCCTCATCCTGCCAAATTGGTCTTGAAAGGTCAAGTGGAGAACTGAACAGGACCTCTTCTAAAAAATTGCCACCTTCTGCTCCTCCTTCAAAAGCAGATACGGGAAAAACTCCTAGTACAGTTACcgtttcaaaggagggtagacaGGCTCTATCTGCTCCTTCCACCAGGAAAATGAAGGCCATGCCCACCAAAAATACATGGCAGGCATCAGAG
This genomic interval carries:
- the LRRC46 gene encoding leucine-rich repeat-containing protein 46 isoform X1, producing MAGGGRQDGDSMLRVMARRNLGASVHGGTQEELSQALLHLHTVRLDREGITTMKNLELVKEVQSLYLQENQIKKIENVEVLKHLRSLWRWEEEEVAADLERQRCCSLKFLSLSCNRLEEIRNFQYMTNLLFLDVSQNLIKKLDASELPQSLLILDLTGNPCTKAKDYRQQILDTLPFLQQLDGETVRDSANQNTLSDGEEKEDGSNSEDSDEASLPFHVSGGLSSLREEMIQRSCQRRQRARKEHEERLSELNDAPDKQPLIPSRNDTCNPHQGCSSTSVQEETLSTAEPQNSLFSEISHQNTALVKQDIGTSMPAFEPVIKTQVPASSCQIGLERSSGELNRTSSKKLPPSAPPSKADTGKTPSTVTVSKEGRQALSAPSTRKMKAMPTKNTWQASEKASARHCPVLASSRPQNERQATSATTKKTLQSPVKLPMTPLKVCSNASGLRKKTL
- the LRRC46 gene encoding leucine-rich repeat-containing protein 46 isoform X2: MAGGGRQDGDSMLRVMARRNLGASVHGGTQEELSQALLHLHTVRLDREGITTMKNLELVKEVQSLYLQENQIKKIENVEVLKHLRFLSLSCNRLEEIRNFQYMTNLLFLDVSQNLIKKLDASELPQSLLILDLTGNPCTKAKDYRQQILDTLPFLQQLDGETVRDSANQNTLSDGEEKEDGSNSEDSDEASLPFHVSGGLSSLREEMIQRSCQRRQRARKEHEERLSELNDAPDKQPLIPSRNDTCNPHQGCSSTSVQEETLSTAEPQNSLFSEISHQNTALVKQDIGTSMPAFEPVIKTQVPASSCQIGLERSSGELNRTSSKKLPPSAPPSKADTGKTPSTVTVSKEGRQALSAPSTRKMKAMPTKNTWQASEKASARHCPVLASSRPQNERQATSATTKKTLQSPVKLPMTPLKVCSNASGLRKKTL
- the LRRC46 gene encoding leucine-rich repeat-containing protein 46 isoform X3 → MKNLELVKEVQSLYLQENQIKKIENVEVLKHLRSLWRWEEEEVAADLERQRCCSLKFLSLSCNRLEEIRNFQYMTNLLFLDVSQNLIKKLDASELPQSLLILDLTGNPCTKAKDYRQQILDTLPFLQQLDGETVRDSANQNTLSDGEEKEDGSNSEDSDEASLPFHVSGGLSSLREEMIQRSCQRRQRARKEHEERLSELNDAPDKQPLIPSRNDTCNPHQGCSSTSVQEETLSTAEPQNSLFSEISHQNTALVKQDIGTSMPAFEPVIKTQVPASSCQIGLERSSGELNRTSSKKLPPSAPPSKADTGKTPSTVTVSKEGRQALSAPSTRKMKAMPTKNTWQASEKASARHCPVLASSRPQNERQATSATTKKTLQSPVKLPMTPLKVCSNASGLRKKTL